The following coding sequences are from one Camarhynchus parvulus chromosome 1, STF_HiC, whole genome shotgun sequence window:
- the GJA3 gene encoding gap junction alpha-3 protein isoform X1, producing the protein MGDWSFLGRLLENAQEHSTVIGKVWLTVLFIFRILVLGAAAEEVWGDEQSDFTCNTQQPGCENVCYDKAFPISHIRFWVLQIIFVSTPTLIYLGHVLHIVRMEEKRKEKEELKKKGSSKDGNYPVAAAASGSGGGGGSNNVKDQPIVKRGKEKLPIRDERGRIRMGGALLRTYVFNIIFKTLFEVGFIVGQYFLYGFELKPVYQCSRSPCPHTVDCFISRPTEKTIFIIFMLVVASVSLLLNMLEIYHLGWKKLKQGMTSQYILEMPVATMTPVMVTGESKPVSLPPPAPPVVVTTATPAPVLPDTRAVTPLLAPVTMASYYATAAPRPRPPSNTTSMASYPAAPQVPEERHRAVTPTPISTPVTIPTPIPTPTPTVINYFNSGSRALTSEQNWVNMAAEQQGKVSSSSAGSSTPSSIRHPLPEQEEPLEQLLPPPAVLPIAAANSGSSTSLSGASGSKWDVEGEVELSGARPVSAACTTVEMHEPPLLVDTRRLSRASKSSSCRARSDDLAV; encoded by the coding sequence ATGGGTGACTGGAGCTTTCTGGGGAGACTGTTAGAGAATGCGCAGGAGCACTCCACGGTTATTGGCAAGGTTTGGCTGACGGTACTGTTTATCTTCAGGATcctggtgctgggggctgctgctgaggaggtcTGGGGAGACGAGCAGTCAGACTTCACATGCAACACTCAGCAACCTGGTTGCGAAAATGTTTGCTATGACAAAGCCTTCCCCATTTCTCACATTCGCTTCTGGGTGCTGCAGATCATTTTTGTCTCCACTCCAACCCTCATCTACCTGGGCCATGTCCTGCACATTGTACGCatggaggagaagaggaaagagaaagaggagcTGAAAAAGAAGGGGAGCAGCAAAGATGGCAACTACccagtagcagcagcagcatctggcaGCGGTGGTGGAGGAGGCAGCAATAACGTCAAAGATCAACCTATTGTCaaaagggggaaggagaagctCCCAATCCGTGATGAACGTGGTAGAATCCGTATGGGGGGTGCCTTGCTCCGTACCTATGTCTTCAATATCATATTCAAGACACTGTTTGAGGTGGGCTTCATTGTGGGCCAGTACTTCCTATATGGCTTCGAGCTAAAGCCGGTCTACCAGTGCAGCCGCTCACCTTGTCCACACACTGTGGACTGCTTCATCTCGAGGCCCACCGAGAAGACAATCTTCATCATTTTCATGTTGGTGGTGGCCTCAGTCTCCCTGCTGCTGAACATGCTTGAGATATATCACTTGGGGTGGAAGAAGCTTAAGCAGGGCATGACAAGCCAGTACATCCTAGAGATGCCTGTCGCAACAATGACACCAGTTATGGTAACAGGGGAGTCCAAACCTGTTTCCCTGCCGCCGCCAGCACCACCTGTGGTGGTCACGACTGCCACACCAGCCCCTGTTCTGCCTGACACCCGTGCTGTCACCCCGCTGCTGGCCCCAGTGACCATGGCATCGTACTATGCTACAGCTGCTCCAAGGCCGCGGCCCCCCTCCAACACGACGTCCATGGCAAGCTACCCCGCTGCTCCACAAGTTCCTGAGGAGAGGCACCGCGCTGTGACTCCCACGCCCATCTCCACTCCCGTCACCATCCCGACCCCCATCCCCACGCCCACGCCAACCGTCATCAACTACTTCAACAGCGGCAGCCGTGCCCTGACATCTGAGCAGAACTGGGTCAACatggcagctgagcagcaggggaaggtttcctccagctcagcaggCTCCTCTACCCCCAGCAGCATCCGGCATCCCCTTCCTGAGCAGGAAGAGCCACTGGAGCAGCTACTCCCACCCCCGGCCGTGCTGCCCATTGCCGCAGCCAACAgcggcagcagcaccagcctgagcGGGGCGAGCGGCAGCAAGTGGGATGTGGAGGGCGAGGTGGAGCTGTCAGGGGCACGGCCCGTGTCAGCTGCCTGCACCACGGTGGAGATGCACGAGCCGCCGCTGCTCGTAGACACGCGGCGCCTGAGCAGGGCCAGTAAGTcgagcagctgcagagcccgGTCAGACGACCTGGCCGTGTGA
- the GJA3 gene encoding gap junction alpha-3 protein isoform X2 translates to MEEKRKEKEELKKKGSSKDGNYPVAAAASGSGGGGGSNNVKDQPIVKRGKEKLPIRDERGRIRMGGALLRTYVFNIIFKTLFEVGFIVGQYFLYGFELKPVYQCSRSPCPHTVDCFISRPTEKTIFIIFMLVVASVSLLLNMLEIYHLGWKKLKQGMTSQYILEMPVATMTPVMVTGESKPVSLPPPAPPVVVTTATPAPVLPDTRAVTPLLAPVTMASYYATAAPRPRPPSNTTSMASYPAAPQVPEERHRAVTPTPISTPVTIPTPIPTPTPTVINYFNSGSRALTSEQNWVNMAAEQQGKVSSSSAGSSTPSSIRHPLPEQEEPLEQLLPPPAVLPIAAANSGSSTSLSGASGSKWDVEGEVELSGARPVSAACTTVEMHEPPLLVDTRRLSRASKSSSCRARSDDLAV, encoded by the coding sequence atggaggagaagaggaaagagaaagaggagcTGAAAAAGAAGGGGAGCAGCAAAGATGGCAACTACccagtagcagcagcagcatctggcaGCGGTGGTGGAGGAGGCAGCAATAACGTCAAAGATCAACCTATTGTCaaaagggggaaggagaagctCCCAATCCGTGATGAACGTGGTAGAATCCGTATGGGGGGTGCCTTGCTCCGTACCTATGTCTTCAATATCATATTCAAGACACTGTTTGAGGTGGGCTTCATTGTGGGCCAGTACTTCCTATATGGCTTCGAGCTAAAGCCGGTCTACCAGTGCAGCCGCTCACCTTGTCCACACACTGTGGACTGCTTCATCTCGAGGCCCACCGAGAAGACAATCTTCATCATTTTCATGTTGGTGGTGGCCTCAGTCTCCCTGCTGCTGAACATGCTTGAGATATATCACTTGGGGTGGAAGAAGCTTAAGCAGGGCATGACAAGCCAGTACATCCTAGAGATGCCTGTCGCAACAATGACACCAGTTATGGTAACAGGGGAGTCCAAACCTGTTTCCCTGCCGCCGCCAGCACCACCTGTGGTGGTCACGACTGCCACACCAGCCCCTGTTCTGCCTGACACCCGTGCTGTCACCCCGCTGCTGGCCCCAGTGACCATGGCATCGTACTATGCTACAGCTGCTCCAAGGCCGCGGCCCCCCTCCAACACGACGTCCATGGCAAGCTACCCCGCTGCTCCACAAGTTCCTGAGGAGAGGCACCGCGCTGTGACTCCCACGCCCATCTCCACTCCCGTCACCATCCCGACCCCCATCCCCACGCCCACGCCAACCGTCATCAACTACTTCAACAGCGGCAGCCGTGCCCTGACATCTGAGCAGAACTGGGTCAACatggcagctgagcagcaggggaaggtttcctccagctcagcaggCTCCTCTACCCCCAGCAGCATCCGGCATCCCCTTCCTGAGCAGGAAGAGCCACTGGAGCAGCTACTCCCACCCCCGGCCGTGCTGCCCATTGCCGCAGCCAACAgcggcagcagcaccagcctgagcGGGGCGAGCGGCAGCAAGTGGGATGTGGAGGGCGAGGTGGAGCTGTCAGGGGCACGGCCCGTGTCAGCTGCCTGCACCACGGTGGAGATGCACGAGCCGCCGCTGCTCGTAGACACGCGGCGCCTGAGCAGGGCCAGTAAGTcgagcagctgcagagcccgGTCAGACGACCTGGCCGTGTGA